Below is a genomic region from Nitrospira sp..
GTCGACGAGCTTCGAGACTTCGATCTCGATCGTGCGTTTGGTCTCGTGGCCAAAGTGGCCGTTGAGGCAGCAGCATGATCACCGACATCAACAGCGAAGATCGGCTGGTCCAGCAGACCTTCGCCGACTATCTGCGCGACCGGCTCGGCTGGGAGAGCTGCTACGCCTACAACCAGGAAACGTTCGGACCGGCCGGCACGCTGGGGCGCTTGTCCGAACGGGATGTCGTGCTGGTGCGCGATCTGCGCGCGGCGCTCGAACGACTCAATCCTGATCTGCCGGCATCGGCCCGGGAACAGGCGATCGAGAAGTTGACGCGCATCGACTTCGCCCGCTCACTCATCCAGCACAACCGCGAGTGCTATGGCTTCATCCGCGGTGGCGTGCCGGTCGAATGGCGGGAGCCTTCCGGTGAAAGCCGCCATGCGCGGGCGCAGGTGATCGACTTCCGTCGTGTCGGCAACAACCGATTCCTGGCCGTGCGCGAGCTGAAGATTCAGGGAGTACGGGTCCCCCACTACAACTGGCGCGCCGACCTGGTCTGCTTCGTGAACGGTCTGCCGCTGGTTTTTGTCGAGCTCAAGGCGGTCTATCGAAATATCCGCGCCGGGTTCGACGACAATCTCACCGATTATTTGAGCGAGCACAGCATCGCACAGGCGTTCCATCACAATGCCTTTCTCGTGGTGAGCAATGGAGACCGGGCTCGGTATGGCTCGATCACCAGTCAGTGGGAGCATTTTGTCGAGTGGAAGCGCAACGCGGAGCGCGAACCGGGCCGCGTGGATGCGCAGATCTTACTGGATGGGATGCTCGCCAAGGAGCGGCTGCTGGATCTGGTCGAGCACTTCATCTTGTTCGACGACAGCCGGGCAGGCGGCACCCGCAAGATCGTGGCGCGGAATCAGCAAGTCCTGGGCGTGAACAACGCCGTGGCATCGGTCATTCGACAGGAGGAATTGAAGCGGGCGATCCCGGTTCGGGAACGTCTCGTCGAATACCGCGTTCCGATCGAAGATCATTTGCTAGCCGCCGATCGATCCTCACGGTGCTGAGGCTGCCTCCCTTCTGACCAGCGGACCGCTGTCCGATGAGGTTCGCGAATTGCCTTTAGTCAAACGCGCTCATCCCGACCTCGGCCGGCTTGGCGTCTTCTGGCACACGCAAGGCAGCGGCAAGTCCTATTCGATGGCCTTCTTCACCGAAAAGGTCCGGCGTGTCGTGCCAGGCAACTTCACCTTCGTCCTGATGACCGACCGGGACGACTTGGACGATCAGATCTGGCGGACTTTCATCGGGTGCGGGGTGATCGATGAGAAGACCCCGCGCGCCGGTTCCGGAAAAGAGCTGCAAGGCTTGCTGCGCGGCAATCACCGATTCATCTTCAGCCTCATTCACAAGTTCAACCAGCCCGTCACCGAACCCTACAGCGAGCGGGACGACATTATCGTCATCTCGGATGAGGCGCACCGGACGCAGGCGGGCAAGTTCGCGCGGAACATGTGGCTGGCTTTGCCCAACGCCTCGTTCATCGGCTTCACCGGCACGCCGCTGTTCAAACACGATGAGCTGACCAAGCGCATCTTCGGCGGCTACATCTCCCGCTATGACTTCAAGCGGTCGGAGGAAGATCAGTCCACCGTCAAGCTGGTGTATGAGAATCGCGGCGAGAAGTTGGGGATCGCGCGGTTGGATTTGAACGATCGCATTGCGGGGGCCATCGAGCGAGCCGAGCTGAATCCGGATCAACTGGCGCTGCTGGAGCAACTCCTCGGCAAGGATTACGAAGTGATCACCGCCGACGATCGGTTGGACAAGCTGGCGGACGACTTCGTCGAGCATTGCGCGACCCGTTGGCAGACGGGGAAATCCATGCTGGTCTGCATCGACAAGATCACCTGCGCGCGCATGTTGCAGCGCGTCGAGCCGCGCTGGCAGGCCAAGCTCGCGCACGTGAAGGAGCAGATTCCACTCACAGAGGCAGAGCTGGACGGAACTCGCGATAGCGACCGGCGGGAGCGGGTGATCAAGGAGCTGGAGTTCCTACGCGGCCAGGCGGGATGGATGGACTCCACGATCATCGAACTCATCATCAGCGAGGCGCAGAACGAAGTCCGCGACTTCGCGAAGTGGGGCTTCGACATCATTCCCCATCGTGTCGTCATGAAGACCGGATTTCAGACGGTGGACGGGAAGCGAGCGCCGGTGGATGAGGCGTTCAACGACCCGCAGCATCCCTTCCGCATCGCGATCGTTTGCGCCATGTGGCTGACCGGTTTCGATGTGGAATGCCTGGCCACGCTCTACATCGACAAGCCGATGAAAGCCCACACCCTCATGCAAGCGATCGCGCGCGCCAATCGCGTCTATCCGGGAAAGGACTGCGGTGTGATCGTCGACTACAACGGCATGCTGAAGAGCCTCCGCGAGGCGTTGGCCCAGTACGCAGTGGGCGATGAGGGCACTGACGACGGAGCAGACGAGATCGTGGCTCCAATTGAAGAATTGGTCGCGCTGCTCATGCAGGCGCTCGAAGCGGCGGAACTCCATCTCAAGGACCTCAAGTTTGACCCGAGTCGGCTTCAGGGCGCCACCGGGTTCGCGCGGATCGAAGCCTTGCGGGATGCCGTGGATGCGCTCTACACGTCGGATGAAGCGAAGCGCCGGTTCGAAATCATGGCGCGGCTGGTCTTCGCCCGGTTCAAGGCGCTGCTGATGGAACCAAGCGCCTTCCGGTATGCAGAACGCCATGACAACATCGAAGCCATCTACAAGAAGTTGCAGGAGCGGCGCGATACCGCCGATGTGACGGAAGTTCTGAAGGAACTGCACCGTATCGTAAACGAGGCGATCCGCGCTCAGGAGCCGGGCACAGACCATGCCGAGGGCCTCAGGGTCGATCTGAGCGCCATTGACTTTGTCACGCTCCGGGATGAATTCGCCGCCAAGGTCAAACGCAAGCATGCGACTCTCCAGGATATTCGCGATGTCGTGGAAAGGAAACTGGCGCAGATGTTGGCGCGGAATCCGCTACGGATGGACTACTACAAGAAGTACCAGGAGATCATCGCCGACTACAATCGGGAGAAGGACCGGGTCACGGTGGAAGAGACGTTCACTCGGCTTGTGCGCTGGCTCATACCCTTGACGCGGAGCACCGGCGCGCGGCGGAGGAAGGGCTCAGCGAGGACGAGCTGGCCCTCTTCGATTTGCTCTTTAAGGACAACATCACCAAGGCCGATCGTGAGCGTCTGAAGCAAGCCAGCAAGGCGTTACTCGCGTCATTGAAGTCGCTGCTCGAACCGATGCGCAACTGGACGGAAAACACCGCCACGCAGGCGGAGGTCAAAGTGTTCATTCTCGATAATCTCTGGCAGGCGCTGCCGCGACCGCCGTTCACCGAGGAAGAAGCCGAAGCGGTCGCGGGTAAGGTGTACGCCTATGTTTGGCAACGAAGCTCGGTAGGCCCTGGCTTACCCGCGTAGGAGACACGCTTTTTCCGTGGTTGCTCTTTCACTGCGCTCCTGTCACTCAAGCGCTCGGCTGAGAGCGGAGCACCTTCATCGACGGAAGCCTTCGTTCCTTTGCCTCGAAAGGAGGGTGGGCGCTTTGCGACTTGCGATGGGTCGCATGCCCTGTCGCTGCGGTCGTCACCGGCGATGGCGAGCACTGTCCGAGGTTCCATTAGACGAAGTCACAATGGAACAAGTTGCGCAGCCAAGTAGCGACTGTGACATGCGGTTTCACCCATCGCCGGAGCAAACGGCCCATCATCCGCTCTTCGTTTGACTCCCCTCCACCCGTTTGTTACTCTCCGCCGGATTCACAATCCATCATCAACGAATCTATTTCATTTCCATGAACATCCATGAACATCCATGAACATCACGGACTATCTCGAACACAAACGGGTTGATGTTGATCGATTTCTCGACCGGGTGACCCCAGCCGCCACGCTGCCCCCTACCACGCTGCACGAGAGCATGCGCTACAGTCTCATGGCCGGCGGGAAGCGGATCCGCCCAATTCTGGCGATTGCAGCGGCGGAGGCCGTGGAAACCAGCCCACCCGGTCTGATGGCTGTCGCCTGTTCCCTGGAATTCATCCATACCTACTCCCTGATCCACGACGATCTGCCATCAATGGACAACGACGATTTCCGCCGCGGCAAGCCCACCAACCACAAGGCCTACGGGGAAGCCATGGCGATCCTGGCCGGCGATGCGCTGCTCACGATGGCGTTCGATCTTTGCAGCCGACCCGATCTGATGAAAGGCTGTGATCCAACCAGGCAGGTCCGCCTGATTCAGGAGTTGGCCTGCGGCTCCGGCCACGCCGGCATGGTCGGCGGCCAAGTCTTCGACATCCAGGCAGAAAATCAGGACATCGATCTGCCCACGCTGCAGAACATCCACAAACACAAGACCGGCATGTTGATCCGTGCCGCCGTGCGAATGGGCGCGATTGCCGCCGGTGCCACCGACCGTCAACTCGACGACATGACCGGCTATGCAGAGGACATCGGGCTGGCCTTTCAAGTCGCCGACGACGTGCTCAACGTCACCGGCACCAGGGAAGAGCTGGGCAAAAATCCGAACACGGACGCCGAGCGCGGCAAGAAAACCTACCCGACTTTTTATGGGGTCGACGGTGCGAAGAGGTTCGCCGACGAGTGCGTGGCCCGGGCGATCGGCCGCCTGTCCTCCTTCGGCCCCTCGGCTGATCCGCTTCGTGAGATCGCGGGATACATCACCTCACGCAAGAACTAGCCCTGAGTGCTGCGTCATGACCGCTGAGTCTCAGAGAAGATATTCTGCGCTGCCTCCCTTCACTCGGCAGTCAGCACCCCAAGCTCATCACTTTTCTCTAAAGCACTCAGCACACAACCCTCAGCACTCGGTACTCAGCACTCCGCACTCTTTATGAAGGTCCTGGTTACAGGCGCGACCGGATTTGTCGGAGGCGCGGTGGCGCGCGCGCTGGTCCGCGCAGGCGTGAGCATCCGCGTGCTCGCCCGACCCGAATCGGATCTCCGGAATCTCGAAGGCTTGGCGGTTGAACGGGTTGCCGGAGATTTGCGCGATCCGGCCTCGCTGCGCAAGGCCCTTGCAGGCTGCCGGCAGCTCTACCATGTCGCCGCCCACTACGCCCTCTGGGCCAAAGACCCGTCCATTTTTTATGACATCAACGTGACCGGCACCAGAAACATTCTGGAAGCGGCCCGCGCGGTCGGCATCGAGCGTACCGTCTATTGCAGTACGATCGGAGCCATCGGATTGCCTCCCGGAGGCGGCGTCGGCACGGAGGAGACACCCGTGTCGCTGGATCAGATGGTCGGGCACTACAAACGATCCAAGTACTTGGCCGAGCAGGAGGTCCGAAAACTGGCGAAGGACGGGCTGCCCGTGGTGATCGTGAACCCGAGCGCGCCTGTGGGAGCCGGCGACGTCAAACCGACGCCCACCGGACAAGTGATCGTCGATTTCATGAAAGGCCGCATGCCCGCCTATATTGAAACCGGCATGAACCTGATCGACGTCGATGACGTGGCGGCCGGCCACCTGCTGGCCATGGAGAAGGGCCGGCAGGGCGAACGCTATATTCTGGGAAACAAGAATCTGATGCTGCGCGAAGTCTTCGAGATCCTCAACCGATTGACCGGGGTGAAGGCTCCCACCCTTAGGCTGCCGAGGCTTGCCGTGCTTCCGCTGGCGTACGGCAATCAATGGATCGCCGCGCTGACCGGCCGGACACCGCGCATTCCCCTTGAAGGCGTGAAGATGGCCAAGTACAAGATGCACTATGATTGCAGCAAGGCCGTGCGTGAACTCGGCCTTCCGCAAACGCCTCCAGAGGTGGCGCTGGAAAAGGCGGTGAAGTGGTTTAGATCTCATGGCTACGCCTAATCGGATGCTTCAGTGGGTAGTGGGTCAGTTTCCTCTTGCGTCATGCCCGCGAAGGCGGGCATCCACTCCTCAATCACGACTCAATGCTGAGGAGAAGGCCTTGACTGGATTCCCGCTTCCGCGGGAATGACACACTTCAGTGCTTCTGATGGCAAACTGACCCACGACCTTTCAGTGAGGCGAGTTGTAAGTCTTGAGTTTTGATGGAACATTTCGATCTTCTCATCAAAACGGTTTTTCTCCGACCGTATGTCTTCATCTTCCTAGCCGGCTTCCTGGTCTCTGCGACTCCACTGATCGGCTGGTCGAGAACCTGGCGGCTCTGGCTGATCAGCTGGCTGACCGCTTTCCTGTGCGAGTTCTCTTCGACCAGAACAGGCCTCCCGTTCGGCTGGTACGTGTACACCGGCTCCACGGTCGGCCGGGAACTCTACATTTCCAACATTCCGTTCATGGATTCAATCTCGTTCAGCTTCCTGCTGTACGCCGCCTATTGCACGGCCTTGTGCTTTCTCCTGCCGCCTCAGGGAACCAACTCCGCCTCCCGCCTGCAACCGCTCCAGTTCGATCCCGCGGTCCGCAACGGTTGGCGGGTGCTCCTGCTGACGTCGCTGCTGTTCGCCGCGATCGACATGGTGATCGATCCGGTGGCGTTGCAGGGTGACCGCTGGTTCTTGGGCAAACTCTACTACTATGCGGAGGACGGCGTTCACTTCGGCGTCCCTTTGTCCAATTACGTCGGCTGGATGGTGGTGGGCCTGATTTCCCTCGCCATCTATTTTCGGTTGGACCGCCGCCTGCCTCCCCTTGCCGCCCGGGACGGAACGGCGACCACCAATCGAATCTTAATGGGAGTCGGCCTGTACTATGGAGTGCTGCTGTTCAATCTGGCCGTGACCTTCTGGATCGGCGAAACGACGCTCGGCCTTTCCGGCGTTCTGATGTTTTTTCCGCTCACCGTTCTGCTGATCCTCCGCCTCACGACGCCCCGCAAACCGCTGGTCGCTGGCAATGACCCGGCAGAATTTGTATAGTGTTAATCCAGTATGAAAAAGCGGGTGATCGGAGTCGCCGTCGCGATCTGCCTCGTGACGTTGGGTATGATCGGATGGGTCGGCTACCAGCTCTTCACAACCGGCTTCAGCGCGAAGACGGAGCCTCATGCCCTCGAGGTTCTGATCGCCCGACAGATTCGCCATCTCGCCGTTCCCCTCGCCCAGCGAAACGCGCCGAATCCCGTGCCGCTGACTCCCACCGTCTTGAAAGACGCGCGGGCTCATTTTGCCGACCATTGCGCCATCTGCCACGCCAACGACGGCAGCGGACGAACGCCGATCGGCAAGAACGTCTATCCCAAGGCTCCCGATTTGCGCCGGACGGACACGCAGTCGATGTCGGACGGAGAGTTGTTCTGGGCGATCCACAACGGCATCCGCTTCACCGCCATGCCGGCCTGGGGCGGCGACGAGCCTGAAAAGGATTTGGACAGCTGGAAACTGGTTCATTTCATCCGACACCTCCCCAATCTGACTCCGGAGGAACTCCATGAGATGAAGGGGCTCAACCCCAAGACCCGGCATGAGATGGAAGAGGAAGCCGCGAACGACAAATTCCTGGAAGGAGACGATGCCGCCGGAGACTCCGACGGCCATCACCACTGAATCATCATGCCTCATACATAAGGAGCGACCGACTTATGATTCGACATCTGATGGTTCGACATCTGATCATGGCAGCGCTCGTCCTATTCTGCTCCGCCACCGCCTTCGCCCATGGGTCCGGCCAACACGTGCTCGGCACCGTGGCCGTGATCGACCGGGACCACATTCAGGTAAAAACGCCCAAGGGCGAAACCGTGACGGTCAAGCTGACGAAAGAGACTCGATTCAAGGAGAAGGGCAATCCGAACTCGACGGAGTTACCCGTCGCGGGAGACCGCGTGGTGATCGACGCGATCAAGGAGAAGAAAGCCCTGATCGCGACGGAAGTCCATTTCTCTGCGGCGAAGAAAGCGGCCGCGGCGGCCGTACCGGCTCCGGCGCCGGCCCAGTAAGCGCAAGGAGCGAGATGCAGACGGCAGCGGCGCGGATCTTCATAACCGGCATCGCCGTGTTCCTCGCGGTGGCGACCGTCCCTGGAATCGAAGTGCGCGATATGGCGGCCGGTGTCGCCGCCGTCCTGGTGCTCACGATTCTCAATCTGTTGATCCGCCCGATCCTCTTGATCCTGACTCTGCCGTTGATCGTGCTGTCGCTCGGCCTCTTTCTGGTCGTCGTCAACGCGCTCCTGCTTGAATTGACCGCCTATCTGGTCAAGGGCTTCACCGTGTCGGGATTCTGGTCTGCCGTAGGCGGCGCGCTGGTGATCAGCGTCGTCACCAGCATCCTGAGCCTGTTCACCGGCGACTCTCGCCGGATCGAGGTGCGCCGCTCGGAGCCGCGCCCGCCCAAGATCATCAACCCGTGACGATGTCCAGGCCGCCTCTATGTCCACATCCAATATCGACCTCGGAAAAATATGAGAATCCGATGCTCGCGAAGAGTCTCGTCATTGAATTGCCGTGCCCGCATTGCTAGAATGCAGCCTCTTTTTTGAACGAACCACACCATGCGATCGACTGTGACCCAGAGCAAAGCCCAGCCTGAAACGCACCTGCAACGGACCCTTACGTCGGTGTTGAACGATCTGCCGGTCGATTCCGCGCTGGCCGCCGTGTTCCATCAGGAGCAGGGGCCGCTGGTCGGTCATGCTGCGCGAGGTTTCACGTCTCGGGATGTTCACGCGATTCTCCGGACGCTATCGGCTCCGGCGCTTGCCGATGGGTCGTCCTCGCACGATCAGGACAGCGGCCGCACGATGCGGGTCCGCATGGTCACACCGGGGGCGAAGTCGCTCCTGAGCGTGCCGCTCAAGTACCGCAACCGCACCTACGGCTTCCTCGTGATCGGCCGAAAGGAAGGAGCGTCGTTCGCAAAAAAAGAAAAGGGCTTGATGGATCAAGCCAGCGACGACGTCACCAAAGCGTTGGATCGCGAAGGGCTGTTCAACATGAACGTGGTCCTCAGCCGCGCGTTGGTCTCGAACGAACCGGCCGCCGCGCCGCAATCAGCCGCCGACATGTTCGTCGCCCCCGTTTCGCAGGTTACGCCGGAGCTACAGGAAAAAATCACGGCGGCACTGACCGACGCCAACCACACCGTCTCCTTTGACCGCGCCTGGGTCTGCCACTACGACCCCATCGCCGGCAACGTCGAAGTCCTCGGCTTGGCGGGCGACGTACGGGGCGAGCAGAAAGACGGCAAGAAAGACCTCAAGCCCGGCCATCGTTTGACCCTGGACAGTTCGGCAGCCGGCTGGGCGATCCGCCATCGCAAACCCCGTGTGGATCATGACCTTGCTTCGACCCAAGGCCGCTTCCTGGACCACAAGCAGGTGTTCAAGGACCGCTTCCAATCTTCACTGGTCCTTCCCTTCTTCGTTCGCGGCCAGGTCGGAGGGACGCTGACGTTGGCGTCGCGGGAAGCCGGACGGTACCAACCGACGGATGCGCGCACGCTCGAACCGGTTATTCTCAAATTGGCGGAATTGCTTCAGGCTCCGTCCCCGCAGCCCAGTCCGGTCAAAAGCGACGCAGGCACCTCCGAAGCGCAGGGAGCCTCCGCCTCACCAAGCGCTCCTCCACTGGAGCCGTCGATCCGCAAACAGGAACGCCAGGCTGCGATCGGAGAATTCAGCGCGTTTCTTGCCACCGAGATCCGTGAGCCGCTCGGGTCCATCCGCGCGCAGTTGGAGGAAGTGACGGGGGAGGGCATTCTGGATTTCGACCCGCAAACCCGGGTGGAAAATGCCATGCGCGATTTGATTCGCGTCGAGGCGATCCTCAATGAGATTCTGGACTTCGCCAAGCCGCTCGAGCTCAACCGCCGGCTGGTCCGCATACCCGAGGTCATCGAAAGCGCGCTGACCGTCGTCGCGACCGACTTGGAGGTCACACGGATCCACGTCACCAAGGAATACGCGCCGATCTTGGCGCCGGTCCGAGGCGACGAAGCCAAGCTCCAACAGGTGTTCCTGAGCATCTTCAAGAACGCCTGCGAGGCCATGACGCCCGGCGGGCAGCTCACGATCCATGTCAGCCAGCATCGAGCCGGCCGTGGGATCGAAGATCACATTCTGATCAAGAACGATGGAGCGCCGATTCCTTCGGAGATCGTCGACAAGGTCTTCGAGCCGTTCTTTACGACCAAGCGCACCGGTACAGGCCTCGGGCTCGCCACCGTGAAAAAGATCGTCGAGGAGCACGGCGGGTCGATTACGATCGGCAGTGCGCCGGGCGAGGATACCACCGTCACGATCCGCCTTCCGGGGGTGAGCCGCGGACCGGCATTCCGCCACCGAGGCCGGGGACGACGGCCGCCCCGCCGCTAAGGAGGTCAGGAACCCTCTGCGCGAAGCGCCCTGCGGGTCGTGCCGACACATGGTTCCTGCGCCTTTGTTTCTCCTTGTGTCTTCAAACACATAGCCGCTGGACTCCTGGTCAACCCCGATTGCTTTCATCCTTGACAGAAGCCGGTATCCCTGGCTATGATCCGCCCACTTGATCAGGCCTTATCACACAGACCTATGTACGGCAATCCTTCACCCACCATCATTCAAAGGAGAAGGGGTATGAAGCTCGTATTCGGCATTCTTGCAACAGCCTCCGGTGTGCTGTTTGCCCTATCCATGGCTTCGGCCAATCCTGCAATGCTGCCCAAGCATGAGGGCTATCCGATGAAGAACAGCGGCAGTCCGGTCAACGGCCAGCCGACGGCCAATGATCCCGGCCAGACCAACGCGAGCGGCGAGAAGGCCGATCTCAAAGCCGCCGCATTCGACGATACGCATGTCAAGCAGGACCTTAAGAAGACGGACAATGATCGTATCACAGCCAGTCAGGGCGCCGGCCAGTTGCCCAAGGTCCAGGGTCCGCAGATCCAGATCGCGCCTCCGGTGACCTCTGCCACGAAGATCAGCGGAGACCGCAAGATCGACTAACGCCTTCAGGCATGTAAGAACGGGCAGGGGGGACGTTGCGTCGACCGCAGCGTTCCCCCTTCTCATTTGAGCGCCGCTAAGGGGGCAGGAACCATTTGCGCGAAGCGCCCTGCGGGTCGTGCCGGCAGATGGTTCCTGACCCCCTCGTTATCCTGACGAAGCCGGTTCACTCGACAGCAAGCGAAATCGCCAAGGTTTTTTCGCCCAACTGCCCGCGTAATCCACACCGATGCGCGGGAACGTTCCGATGGGTGTCTTCCTCGTTCTCTTTTCCCGCTCTTCGAACCAAAGCTGCTCGCCGATCGTCATGTCGAGCCGGTTCAGCGTCCGGTCGATACCGAGGGCGCGACAGACCCGACCAGGTCCGTCGATTAATAAGCCATCCAGTTGAATCGCCCGAATCAGGACGGCGGCTGGAAAGTCCGGACGTTCCGTCACGACGTTCAGGCAATGGTACATGCCGTAGATAAGATACACGTATGAGACCCCCGGCGAGCCAAATAGGACGTCGGTTCTGGCTGTTCGGCCTTTCGAGGCATGGCAGGCCTTGTCCGAGGGTCCCACATACGCCTCCACTTCGACGATCTTGCCGGCCAGCGTCTCCGTGCCGTTTTTCCGAATCAGGTACTTCCCCACGAGGGACCGCGCGACCGTCAGGGTCGGACGATTGAAATAGGCTTGTGACAGAACCGTCGGCATGGGAATGTTTGGTGACAAATGCTGAATGGTAACCGGCCGGGCGCTGCTCTTTCAATTCAACAGTTATCATTTGTCATTCCACATTCGCTGCATATCGGCCTTAGGCAGTAAGGGGGTCAGGAACCAATTGCGCAAAGCGCCCGGCGGGTCGTTCCGACAAATGGTTCCTGACCCCGCTATCAGAAATACCAGGCCAGGCCGCCCATGAAGAACCGCGGATTGCCCGGCACGAAATGAATATCGTTGACGCCGGTCGCTTCGTTTCGCAACCGCGATTCAAAATAGAAGATGGCCTGCTCCCATTGGGTATCCAGAAGGTTTTGGACGAAGAGAAATGCCTCCAGGCGGCCGTAGGGCAGCTTGATCGGCAATCGATACCGTTCGGTCAGGTCAAAGTCGACCCAGGACGGGGCCTTCACACTGCGGTCCTCCGTCAGCGGGCGCACACCCATGTAGGTGGCCTGCAATTGCGAGGTGAGCGCCTCGGGCCAGTTCAACAGCAGGGCGCCATAGGCGGTCAGTTCCGGGGCCAATGGGATGGCATCACCATTGTTGAATTCCGCTTTCGTGTAGGCGACGTGACCGTTGAAATAGAGCGGCCCCCAGATCTGACCCCGTGCCGCCACTTCGACACCCCGACGGCGGGTGGGACCGCGGTTTTCCGTTGTCCCTTCGTCACCGACAAACACCAACTCCGATTGGAGATCGATCGCCCACAGCGAGGCAGTCAACATCACCCCCTCCGGACCCCAGGGTTGGGCGCGCAGACCGACCTCGTAGGTCTGCGCGCGAGCCAGCGGCACTGCATCGATCGCCACAGCCGACCGCGCATCGTTGCTGTGATAGCCTTGCCCATAGTTGGCAAAGAACTCCGTCTTGAACCAAGGCCCCAACACGAGATTGGCCTTGGGCAAGACCATCCCGGATGTCTTACGACCGGCCGGCTGTTCTGCACAAGTACTGCATCGATTGTTCACATCGAACGTGAAAATCGGGGCACGAAGCCCTCCCGACAATCTCATCCAGATTGCCGGCTGGAGTTCGGCCTTGACGTAGGGCTCATAGGAAGCCTCAAGAATATCGCTGTCTGTGGTGAAACCGGTCGGCGCCCTGGTGGTTTGAGTCCCCAAGGTCGCATGGATGTCATCGACACGGGTTTGAAATCCGATCGTGCCCAAGCTGGGGATACCGAATATCTCCGCCCGCTGCTTATATCCAAGATCGCCTCCATAGATGCCTCGTCGGTCCGACTGCTGAATGCCGTCCCCATTGAC
It encodes:
- a CDS encoding DUF5666 domain-containing protein; its protein translation is MIRHLMVRHLIMAALVLFCSATAFAHGSGQHVLGTVAVIDRDHIQVKTPKGETVTVKLTKETRFKEKGNPNSTELPVAGDRVVIDAIKEKKALIATEVHFSAAKKAAAAAVPAPAPAQ
- a CDS encoding polyprenyl synthetase family protein — translated: MNITDYLEHKRVDVDRFLDRVTPAATLPPTTLHESMRYSLMAGGKRIRPILAIAAAEAVETSPPGLMAVACSLEFIHTYSLIHDDLPSMDNDDFRRGKPTNHKAYGEAMAILAGDALLTMAFDLCSRPDLMKGCDPTRQVRLIQELACGSGHAGMVGGQVFDIQAENQDIDLPTLQNIHKHKTGMLIRAAVRMGAIAAGATDRQLDDMTGYAEDIGLAFQVADDVLNVTGTREELGKNPNTDAERGKKTYPTFYGVDGAKRFADECVARAIGRLSSFGPSADPLREIAGYITSRKN
- a CDS encoding cytochrome c → MKKRVIGVAVAICLVTLGMIGWVGYQLFTTGFSAKTEPHALEVLIARQIRHLAVPLAQRNAPNPVPLTPTVLKDARAHFADHCAICHANDGSGRTPIGKNVYPKAPDLRRTDTQSMSDGELFWAIHNGIRFTAMPAWGGDEPEKDLDSWKLVHFIRHLPNLTPEELHEMKGLNPKTRHEMEEEAANDKFLEGDDAAGDSDGHHH
- a CDS encoding type I restriction endonuclease, coding for MITDINSEDRLVQQTFADYLRDRLGWESCYAYNQETFGPAGTLGRLSERDVVLVRDLRAALERLNPDLPASAREQAIEKLTRIDFARSLIQHNRECYGFIRGGVPVEWREPSGESRHARAQVIDFRRVGNNRFLAVRELKIQGVRVPHYNWRADLVCFVNGLPLVFVELKAVYRNIRAGFDDNLTDYLSEHSIAQAFHHNAFLVVSNGDRARYGSITSQWEHFVEWKRNAEREPGRVDAQILLDGMLAKERLLDLVEHFILFDDSRAGGTRKIVARNQQVLGVNNAVASVIRQEELKRAIPVRERLVEYRVPIEDHLLAADRSSRC
- a CDS encoding NAD-dependent epimerase/dehydratase family protein, with product MKVLVTGATGFVGGAVARALVRAGVSIRVLARPESDLRNLEGLAVERVAGDLRDPASLRKALAGCRQLYHVAAHYALWAKDPSIFYDINVTGTRNILEAARAVGIERTVYCSTIGAIGLPPGGGVGTEETPVSLDQMVGHYKRSKYLAEQEVRKLAKDGLPVVIVNPSAPVGAGDVKPTPTGQVIVDFMKGRMPAYIETGMNLIDVDDVAAGHLLAMEKGRQGERYILGNKNLMLREVFEILNRLTGVKAPTLRLPRLAVLPLAYGNQWIAALTGRTPRIPLEGVKMAKYKMHYDCSKAVRELGLPQTPPEVALEKAVKWFRSHGYA
- a CDS encoding carotenoid biosynthesis protein, which codes for MEHFDLLIKTVFLRPYVFIFLAGFLVSATPLIGWSRTWRLWLISWLTAFLCEFSSTRTGLPFGWYVYTGSTVGRELYISNIPFMDSISFSFLLYAAYCTALCFLLPPQGTNSASRLQPLQFDPAVRNGWRVLLLTSLLFAAIDMVIDPVALQGDRWFLGKLYYYAEDGVHFGVPLSNYVGWMVVGLISLAIYFRLDRRLPPLAARDGTATTNRILMGVGLYYGVLLFNLAVTFWIGETTLGLSGVLMFFPLTVLLILRLTTPRKPLVAGNDPAEFV
- a CDS encoding DNA-3-methyladenine glycosylase, which codes for MPTVLSQAYFNRPTLTVARSLVGKYLIRKNGTETLAGKIVEVEAYVGPSDKACHASKGRTARTDVLFGSPGVSYVYLIYGMYHCLNVVTERPDFPAAVLIRAIQLDGLLIDGPGRVCRALGIDRTLNRLDMTIGEQLWFEEREKRTRKTPIGTFPRIGVDYAGSWAKKPWRFRLLSSEPASSG
- a CDS encoding ATP-binding protein, with the translated sequence MRSTVTQSKAQPETHLQRTLTSVLNDLPVDSALAAVFHQEQGPLVGHAARGFTSRDVHAILRTLSAPALADGSSSHDQDSGRTMRVRMVTPGAKSLLSVPLKYRNRTYGFLVIGRKEGASFAKKEKGLMDQASDDVTKALDREGLFNMNVVLSRALVSNEPAAAPQSAADMFVAPVSQVTPELQEKITAALTDANHTVSFDRAWVCHYDPIAGNVEVLGLAGDVRGEQKDGKKDLKPGHRLTLDSSAAGWAIRHRKPRVDHDLASTQGRFLDHKQVFKDRFQSSLVLPFFVRGQVGGTLTLASREAGRYQPTDARTLEPVILKLAELLQAPSPQPSPVKSDAGTSEAQGASASPSAPPLEPSIRKQERQAAIGEFSAFLATEIREPLGSIRAQLEEVTGEGILDFDPQTRVENAMRDLIRVEAILNEILDFAKPLELNRRLVRIPEVIESALTVVATDLEVTRIHVTKEYAPILAPVRGDEAKLQQVFLSIFKNACEAMTPGGQLTIHVSQHRAGRGIEDHILIKNDGAPIPSEIVDKVFEPFFTTKRTGTGLGLATVKKIVEEHGGSITIGSAPGEDTTVTIRLPGVSRGPAFRHRGRGRRPPRR
- a CDS encoding phage holin family protein; this encodes MQTAAARIFITGIAVFLAVATVPGIEVRDMAAGVAAVLVLTILNLLIRPILLILTLPLIVLSLGLFLVVVNALLLELTAYLVKGFTVSGFWSAVGGALVISVVTSILSLFTGDSRRIEVRRSEPRPPKIINP